A genomic window from Tolypothrix sp. PCC 7910 includes:
- the acsF gene encoding magnesium-protoporphyrin IX monomethyl ester (oxidative) cyclase, with protein MVKSVETPEPQLLKPGVKAPVKETLLTPRFYTTDFEAIAKLDISAHETELLAIVEELRADYNRHHFVRDEEFKQSWEHIEGETRHSFIDFLERSCTSEFSGFLLFKEISRRLKDRNPILADAFNFMARDEARHAGFLNKSMADFNLSLDLSYLTKSRTYTFFPPEWIIYTVYLSEKIGYWRYILMYRHLQKNPDYQFYPLFRKFESWCQDENRHGDFFKALLRSQPKLWDNWRARLWVRFFLLTVFVTHTITVFERASFYESIGIHPRKYNNQVIAETNNTASRAFPIILDTSHPAFFWRLEQCYQNNQKLTEINNSDRSKFVKFWQKLPVITAIIWHMLRIYLVKPIDAELTRETVR; from the coding sequence ATGGTGAAGTCTGTTGAAACTCCGGAGCCTCAGTTACTAAAGCCAGGTGTAAAAGCGCCTGTGAAAGAAACATTATTAACACCCCGGTTTTATACTACTGACTTCGAGGCGATCGCAAAGTTAGATATTTCAGCCCATGAGACTGAGTTACTGGCAATTGTAGAGGAGCTGCGGGCTGACTACAATCGCCATCATTTTGTGCGTGATGAAGAATTTAAGCAAAGTTGGGAGCATATTGAAGGAGAAACACGGCATTCTTTTATTGACTTTTTGGAACGTTCGTGTACTTCCGAGTTTTCCGGGTTTCTACTATTTAAGGAAATATCACGCCGTCTCAAAGACAGAAACCCGATTTTGGCGGATGCTTTTAATTTTATGGCCAGGGATGAAGCGCGTCATGCGGGATTTTTAAACAAGTCAATGGCAGATTTTAACCTTTCCCTAGACTTGAGCTACTTAACTAAAAGCCGTACTTATACGTTTTTCCCGCCAGAGTGGATTATCTATACAGTCTACCTATCGGAGAAAATTGGCTATTGGCGTTATATATTGATGTATCGCCATTTGCAGAAAAACCCTGACTATCAGTTTTATCCCCTGTTCAGGAAATTTGAGAGTTGGTGTCAAGATGAAAACCGACATGGAGATTTCTTTAAAGCGTTGCTCAGGTCGCAACCAAAATTATGGGATAACTGGAGAGCAAGGTTGTGGGTGCGTTTCTTCTTGCTGACGGTGTTTGTTACCCACACAATTACGGTATTTGAACGCGCCAGTTTTTATGAATCTATCGGGATTCATCCACGCAAGTATAATAACCAAGTGATCGCAGAGACAAACAACACCGCCTCTAGAGCATTTCCCATAATTTTAGATACAAGCCACCCAGCGTTTTTCTGGCGCTTAGAGCAGTGTTACCAGAATAATCAGAAACTTACCGAGATTAACAACAGCGATCGCTCTAAGTTTGTCAAGTTTTGGCAAAAATTACCAGTCATTACCGCTATCATCTGGCATATGTTGCGAATTTACCTCGTCAAACCCATAGATGCGGAGTTAACACGAGAGACTGTGCGATAA
- a CDS encoding heme oxygenase (biliverdin-producing): MSSNLAVKLRSGTEKAHTAAENVGFMKCFLKGVVDRDCFAKFLSNLYFVYSELEAAIVTNVNNQAIAAVYFPELNRQAALEKDMMFYYGKQWRKQIAPATATQTFVARIRELSATEPTLLLGHAYTRYMGDLSGGQMLQKIAQSTLQLSGYEGTNFYNFDQIPDKTAFKHKYRQALDALPIDDATANQIVAEANNAFHLNMQMVQGLEANLIQAIGQALFNSLTKLKGEG; encoded by the coding sequence ATGAGTAGCAATTTAGCTGTCAAACTACGCTCTGGAACTGAAAAAGCTCATACAGCAGCAGAAAATGTAGGCTTTATGAAATGTTTTCTCAAAGGAGTTGTAGATAGAGACTGCTTTGCGAAGTTTTTGAGTAATTTGTATTTTGTTTATAGCGAACTAGAAGCGGCAATTGTAACTAATGTTAACAATCAGGCGATCGCAGCTGTTTACTTTCCAGAACTGAATCGGCAAGCTGCTCTAGAAAAGGACATGATGTTTTACTATGGAAAGCAATGGCGAAAGCAAATTGCCCCTGCAACTGCCACTCAAACATTCGTCGCCAGAATTCGGGAATTATCTGCTACTGAACCTACCCTATTGTTAGGACACGCCTATACACGCTACATGGGCGACCTTTCTGGTGGTCAGATGTTGCAAAAAATTGCTCAATCAACTTTGCAATTATCTGGCTACGAAGGTACAAATTTTTATAATTTTGACCAAATACCCGACAAAACGGCATTTAAACACAAATACCGTCAGGCTTTGGATGCATTACCCATCGATGATGCAACCGCCAACCAAATTGTCGCAGAAGCTAACAATGCCTTTCATTTGAATATGCAAATGGTGCAAGGCTTAGAGGCGAATTTAATTCAAGCCATCGGTCAAGCCTTATTTAACAGCCTAACTAAATTAAAGGGTGAAGGGTAA
- the hemN gene encoding oxygen-independent coproporphyrinogen III oxidase translates to MVFLLPGVKFDLEMIQKYDSPVPRYTSYPPATELSEAFTTTDLQNAIAASNQRKTPLSLYFHIPFCQTACYFCGCNTVISNNKNIAKPYLEHLAQDIKQTAALIDSDRQVLQIHWGGGTPNYLDREQVEFVWQHITQNFTIDPKAEISIEINPRYVDKDYILFLRELGFNRISFGIQDFNHQVQVAINRIQPEEMLFDVMSWIREAEFESVNVDLIYGLPYQTRQSFRETVKKTIKLDPDRIVVFNFAYIPWIKPAQKNIPEEALPKPQEKLDILKMTIEELTNNEYLFIGMDHFAKSNDELAIAQRNGTLRRNFQGYTTHAETELFGFGATSISMLEDAYFQNHKQLKEYYQAISTGSLPLSKGIKLTQDDIIRRDVIMGIMSHFQLHKQDITDKYQICFDEYFAHELEMLKPLEADGLVSLSKNYILVTDIGRLLVRNIAVIFDNHMRIKEKHFSKAI, encoded by the coding sequence ATGGTCTTTCTCTTACCTGGTGTCAAGTTTGATTTGGAGATGATTCAAAAGTATGATTCTCCAGTACCTAGATACACTAGTTATCCACCTGCTACTGAGTTAAGCGAAGCATTTACCACCACCGATTTACAAAATGCGATCGCAGCCTCGAATCAACGTAAAACTCCTCTGTCTTTATATTTCCACATTCCTTTTTGTCAGACGGCTTGCTATTTTTGCGGCTGTAATACGGTAATTTCTAACAATAAGAATATTGCCAAACCTTACTTAGAACATTTAGCTCAAGATATTAAACAAACAGCCGCTTTAATTGATTCCGATCGCCAAGTTCTGCAAATTCATTGGGGTGGCGGTACACCTAATTATTTAGACCGTGAGCAAGTTGAGTTTGTGTGGCAACACATTACTCAAAATTTCACTATTGACCCAAAAGCAGAAATTTCTATTGAAATCAACCCCCGTTATGTAGATAAAGATTACATTTTATTTCTCAGGGAATTAGGATTTAATCGCATTAGCTTTGGCATTCAAGATTTTAATCACCAAGTACAAGTGGCGATTAATCGTATCCAACCAGAAGAAATGCTCTTTGATGTCATGAGTTGGATCAGAGAAGCAGAATTTGAAAGCGTAAATGTAGACTTGATTTATGGTCTTCCCTATCAAACTCGGCAGAGCTTTCGAGAAACAGTCAAAAAGACAATCAAGTTAGACCCAGATAGGATTGTGGTCTTTAACTTTGCTTATATTCCCTGGATTAAACCTGCACAAAAAAATATTCCTGAAGAGGCGTTACCGAAGCCACAAGAAAAGCTAGACATCCTCAAAATGACCATTGAAGAACTCACAAATAATGAGTATCTGTTCATTGGTATGGATCATTTTGCTAAATCTAACGATGAACTAGCGATCGCGCAACGTAATGGCACTCTGCGGCGTAATTTTCAAGGCTATACCACCCACGCTGAAACAGAATTATTTGGTTTTGGAGCGACATCTATCAGTATGTTAGAAGATGCGTATTTCCAAAACCACAAACAATTAAAAGAATATTATCAGGCAATTTCTACAGGGAGTTTGCCATTGAGTAAAGGCATTAAATTAACTCAAGATGACATTATTAGACGCGATGTCATCATGGGTATTATGTCGCATTTTCAATTGCACAAGCAAGATATCACAGATAAATATCAAATCTGTTTTGACGAATACTTCGCCCATGAGCTAGAGATGTTAAAACCTCTAGAAGCCGATGGACTGGTTAGCTTATCAAAAAATTACATCCTAGTTACAGACATTGGCAGATTGCTGGTAAGAAATATTGCCGTCATCTTTGATAACCACATGAGAATCAAAGAAAAGCATTTCTCGAAGGCAATATAA
- the aspS gene encoding aspartate--tRNA ligase, producing MRTHYCGALRKEHIGETVTLYGWVDRRRDHGGVIFLDLRDRSGIVQIVSDPQRTPDSYEQANTIRNEYVVEITGKVTQRPDESLNSRIPTGEVEIYAEKINLLNSVRKQLPFQVSTADTENVREELRLKYRYLDLRRERMAQNIQLRHQVVKAMRRYLEDVEGFIEVETPVLTRSTPEGARDYILPSRVNPGEWFALPQSPQLFKQLLMVSGLDRYYQIARCFRDEDLRADRQPEFTQLDMEMSFMSQEEIIELNEKLVSYIFKTVKGIELHHPFPRITYAEAMERYGSDKPDTRYGLELVNVSDVLKDSGFKVFRDAIAHGGIVKILPIPNGNDAISNVRIKPGGDLFKEASEAGAKGLAYIRVRENGEIDTIGAIKDNLTAEQKQEILERTGAKAGHLLLFGAGDTVTVNKTLDRLRQAIAKEFALIDPDKINLLWITDFPMFEWNADEKRLEALHHPFTAPHPHDLDDLKTARAQAYDLIFNGFEVGGGSRRIYQREVQEQVFEAIGLSPEEAQNKFGFLMEAFEYGTPPHGGIAYGLDRLVMLLAGEESIRDVIAFPKTQQARCLLTDAPSSVDAKQLKELHVASTYKPKA from the coding sequence ATGCGAACTCACTATTGCGGCGCGCTCCGAAAAGAACATATTGGAGAAACTGTTACCTTGTACGGATGGGTAGACCGTCGCCGCGATCATGGGGGCGTGATATTTTTAGATTTACGCGATCGCTCTGGTATTGTCCAGATTGTTAGCGATCCGCAACGTACTCCAGATTCCTACGAACAGGCTAATACGATCCGGAATGAATACGTTGTGGAAATCACTGGTAAAGTGACACAACGTCCCGACGAATCCCTCAATTCCCGCATTCCCACAGGCGAGGTAGAAATTTACGCCGAGAAAATTAATTTACTGAACAGTGTTAGGAAACAGTTACCTTTCCAAGTTTCCACAGCTGACACTGAAAACGTGCGAGAAGAATTGCGATTGAAATATCGTTATTTAGATTTACGCCGGGAACGCATGGCGCAAAATATTCAATTGCGTCATCAAGTTGTGAAAGCTATGCGGCGCTACTTGGAAGACGTGGAAGGTTTTATCGAAGTTGAAACCCCCGTACTAACTCGTTCTACCCCAGAAGGGGCGCGGGATTACATTCTCCCCAGCCGTGTTAACCCTGGTGAATGGTTCGCTTTACCGCAGTCACCGCAATTATTCAAACAATTGCTGATGGTATCTGGTTTGGACAGATATTATCAGATTGCTCGTTGCTTCCGCGATGAAGACTTACGCGCTGACAGACAACCAGAATTTACCCAGTTAGACATGGAAATGAGTTTCATGTCTCAAGAAGAAATTATCGAACTCAACGAGAAGTTAGTTTCTTACATCTTCAAAACTGTTAAAGGAATTGAGTTACATCATCCCTTCCCGCGTATTACCTATGCTGAAGCGATGGAACGCTACGGTAGTGACAAACCAGATACCCGCTATGGTTTGGAACTAGTGAATGTTTCTGATGTATTGAAAGATTCCGGTTTTAAAGTTTTCCGCGATGCGATCGCTCACGGTGGTATTGTGAAAATCCTACCGATTCCCAACGGTAACGATGCGATTTCTAATGTCCGCATCAAACCAGGCGGAGACTTATTTAAAGAAGCTAGCGAAGCTGGGGCGAAGGGTTTAGCTTATATCCGCGTCAGAGAAAACGGCGAAATTGACACCATCGGTGCAATTAAAGACAACCTCACTGCTGAACAAAAACAGGAAATATTAGAGCGTACAGGCGCAAAAGCAGGCCATTTACTGTTATTTGGGGCTGGTGATACAGTTACCGTTAACAAAACTTTAGATAGATTACGGCAAGCGATCGCTAAAGAATTTGCGTTAATAGATCCAGATAAAATCAACTTGCTGTGGATTACCGATTTCCCCATGTTTGAGTGGAATGCTGACGAAAAACGCTTGGAAGCATTACACCACCCATTTACCGCACCTCATCCCCATGACTTGGATGATTTAAAAACCGCCCGCGCCCAAGCCTACGACTTAATATTTAACGGCTTTGAAGTTGGCGGTGGTAGTCGCCGGATTTATCAGCGAGAAGTTCAAGAACAGGTGTTTGAAGCCATCGGCTTGTCACCGGAAGAAGCTCAAAATAAATTCGGCTTTCTCATGGAAGCCTTTGAATATGGTACACCGCCGCATGGTGGCATCGCCTATGGTTTAGATCGGTTAGTGATGTTGCTAGCTGGGGAAGAATCGATTCGTGATGTCATTGCTTTTCCGAAGACACAACAAGCCCGTTGCTTGTTAACGGATGCACCTTCCAGCGTTGATGCTAAACAGTTAAAAGAATTGCACGTGGCTTCCACTTACAAGCCCAAGGCTTAG